The segment GGGTGCCATCAGTTGATACGAGAAGGCGCTATCTGTATTGAAGACGTTAACCAGGTGCTTGAAGTCTTGGCGCCGGTGTTGACTGAATTCCACGGTGATGCGAGTATTAACTTCAATGACACTATTAGCCAGGGTTCAAACCAATTATTTATACAGGAGGAGATCCATTCTCATACACAAGATCCGATGGAAGCGACCTTGATGGCGGCCTTGTCGGATATTTGTACACCCATTGATGTAATTGTCCAGCAAACAGGATTATCGGCCCAACAAGTATCTGTTTTACTGCTCAGTCTTGAGTTAAACGGACAAGTGAAATCGGTACCCGGTGGTATAATCCGTCTGAATAATAGGTGACGACTATGAAAGAGAATGTGATTGATGTACTCATGTTTTTATTCGATAACTACTTCATCTATGAGGAGGGAATGCCTGAGGACGAAATGACTTTGGCGTGCGAATTAGAAGAAGCAGGTTTTGATGTAAAAGAAATCTCCCAAGCATTTGACTGGCTCGGAGAATTAGCCGAGTTACAGCACTCACAACAGGCTGTAGCACTTTTACACAGTCAGGCCATACGTGTATTTACGGCAGCCGAAAGTCGTAAGTTAGAGGTTCCTTGTTTAAGTTATTTGTTACAGCTTGAAGAAATGGGCTTAATCGATGTGCTTGCTAGGGAGGTGATTATTGAACGAGCCATGGCCATACAAGCCCCGCAGATCAATTTACCCGCCTTTAAACGTATCGTTGGCCTTGTCATGATGAATAGTCCACAATACCAGGACAATTTTGCATTTATAGAAGCATTAATTTGCGATGAAGTAGAGGGCGTTATTCATTAACGCCCCGCCCCTCTAAAATAGGTTAGGAGCATTTTAAACCATGAGTCATAGACTCGTCGTAGTGGAATCACCCGCTAAGGCCAAAACAATTAAGAAATATTTAGGGAAAGATTATCAGGTCGTGGCCTCTTATGGCCACGTCCGCGATTTGGTTCCCAAAGAAGGTGCGGTTGATCCCGATAACGATTTTGCGATGAAATATGAAATCATTGAAAAAAATGCTCATCATGTAAAAGTTATTGCGCAATCGTTAAAAACGCATACTGAATTATTACTCGCAACTGACCCTGATAGAGAAGGCGAAGCGATAGCCTTTCATATCGTGGAATTAATGAAAGAAAAGAAGCTCTTGGATGATAAAAAATCTGTCCGTCGAGTCGTTTTTCATGAAATTACCAAGCAAGCTATTCTTGGCGCTATTGACGAATCTAGAGAGCTGTCTATGGATTTGGTTAATGCCCAACAAGCAAGGCGTGCTTTAGATTATCTCGTTGGTTTTAACCTTTCTCCTTTATTATGGCGAAAAATTAGGCCAGGCCTGTCTGCTGGACGTGTGCAAAGCGCTGCTTTACGCATGATAGTCGAGAGAGAGCAAGAGATCGAAGCCTTTATTGCACGAGAATATTGGACCATTGATGCACATTGTGAAAAATCTGAACAAAGCTTCAAAGCTAAGCTACATATTTTAGCAGGAGAGAAGCAAAAGCAATTTTCTATCACAAATGCTGAAATGTCTGCAAAAGCGATTGAAATCCTCAAGCAAGCAAGCCAAGGGATTTTAATTGTAGATAAGATTGAGAAGAAAAAGCGTAAACGCAACCCCTCTCCACCCTTTACAACTTCTACCTTACAACAGGAAGCGTCTCGAAAATTAGGCTTTACTGCAAATCGCACGATGCGCACTGCACAGCAGCTTTATGAAGGTATTGATTTAGGTGATGGAAACGTGGGATTGATATCCTATATGCGTACCGATTCGGTGAATCTTGCAACTGTTGCTGTTGAGGAATTAAGAGAAGTTATTACTGAGAAGTATGGTCAAAAGGCCTTACCTGACAGTGCAGTTGTTTATAAGACAAAGTCTAAGAATGCACAAGAGGCGCATGAAGCAATTCGACCCACCTCGGCCAGAATTGAGCCAGAGTCTATCCGCGCTAAGCTTTCAGATGATCAATTTAAGCTGTATCAGCTCATTTGGAAGCGTACAGTTGCTTGCCAGATGATTTATGCCACCATTGATACTGTCTCTTGCGATTTAAAATGTGGGGAAAACCATATATTCAGAGCCAATGGTTCTACCATAACGGATCCAGGATTTTTGCAAGTATACGAAGAAGGCAAAGACGATAGTACGCAAGAAGCAGAAAGAACGCTGCCAATCATGAAAGAAGGCGATAAGATTAATCTGCAAGATATCAAGGGCGAGCAGCACTTCACGGAGCCACCACCACGCTTTTCAGAAGCGACTTTAGTGAAGACATTAGAAGAATACGGTATTGGGCGCCCTTCAACCTATGCTTCTATTATCGGTACTTTGCAACATCGCGAATATGTAAAAATTGAAAATAAACGTTTTCATCCTACGGATGTAGGTCGTGTTGTCAATCGATTCTTAACAACGTATTTTTCTAAATACGTAGATTATGGTTTTACCGCAAGTTTAGAAGATGAATTGGATGCTGTATCACGAGGTGAACAAGCTTGGAAGCCCGTCTTAGAAACTTTCTGGCAACCCTTTGTTAGCTTGATCAAAGAAATTAGAGACAATGTTAAGCGTCAGGATGTGACACAAGAACCATTGGATGAACAATGTCCAAAATGTAATGCGCAATTGTCGATTCGCTTAGGGAAACGAGGCCGTTTCGTTGGTTGTACCGCTTATCCTGAATGTGATTATACCCGGAGCTTAGAAAATAGCTCAGAAGAAGCGCCAGCCGCTCAAGTGGTAGAAGGTAGATCTTGTCCTGAGTGTAACAGCGCGCTTAACATAAAAAGTGGCAAATACGGAAAATTTATAGGTTGTAGTAGCTATCCAGATTGTAAGTTTATTGAGCCCTTAGAAAAGCCGGAAGACACAGGTGTTACTTGCCCTATTTGCAAGAAAGGCCAAATCTTAAAGCGAAAATCTAAACGAGGTAAGATCTTCTTTTCGTGTGCCAAATATCCAGATTGTGAATATGCATTATGGTATCCGCCGGTGAATCAAGCCTGCCCTGAATGCAGTTGGCCAATCACAATGACAAAGACCACGAAGAAAAATGGCGTAGAAAGAGTATGTCCGCAAAAAGATTGTAAATTTAGCGAACCCTTAGAAGCGCCGGAAGAATAAATAAGTAGTAACCGCGCTTTTTTCTTTGCAGGAAAAAGCGTAATCAATTTAAGCAGGTCGTAGATGAATTTCGAAGCAAAAATATCCGAAGTAAAAGCATTCTTGCTGCAATTTCAAGATCAATTATGCAAAGGATTGGAGCATTCTGAAGCATCGGCGCGCTTTATTTCTGATGGTTGGGAAAGGGTAGAAGGTGGTGGTGGCAGAACAAATGTGTTGTCTGGCGCTGTCATTGAGAAAGGGGGGGTTAACTTCTCTCACGTTTTTGGCGATAATCTGCCCGCCAGTGCTTCAAAAATAAGACCTGAACTGGCCAATGCTTCTTTTGATGCAATGGGTGTTTCTTCCGTCATTCACCCGCTCAATCCTTTTGTGCCCACCGCACACCTTAATATTCGTCTGTTTGTCGCTTATCCTAAAGCGCAAGCGCCTATTTGGTGGTTTGGTGGGGGTTTTGACTTAACACCTTATTATGCCTTTGAAGAGGATTGTGTTAGCTGGCATCAAGTTGCAAAATCTGTGTGCGAACCTTTTGGTGAGACGGTGTACCCTAAGTATAAACAATGGGCAGATGAGTATTTTTACTTGCCACATCGTAATGAGCATCGTGGGATCGGTGGGCTTTTCTTTGATGATTTAAATGAGTCTATGTGGGGGTGGGATTTTGAAAAATGTTTCGCCTTTTTGCAAAATGTAGGGCATGGTTTTATAGAAGCTTATTTACCGATCATTCAGAAAAGGCAAGATATGCCATATACCGCTCATCAGAGAGAGTTTCAAGCCTTTAGGCGGGGGCGTTATGTTGAATTTAATTTAGTTTATGATAGAGGGACGCTCTTTGGTCTTCAATCCAAAGGTCGTACAGAGTCTATTTTAATGTCCTTGCCACCCGATGTGAAATGGGGCTATCAATGGCAGCCTGAGGCTCATACACCCGAGGCCAAGCTTGCGGATTATATTCTTCAGGCTAGAGATTGGGTTTAATTCTTTTCAAAAAATATTCATATAAAAATTCTAAAATTAAGCTCATAGAAAGGTGTATGCATGTAGGTACACTTTTTTATTGCTGAAATAATCAGTGTTTTTTCCTTATTGCTGTTTCTAACTAAATTTAGTTGTGCTACTATCCTCCTCCCCTTTATCTGCTAGGATAGACCAAATGTCTTTAGAAGAAGCATTAAAGCAAGAAAACATAAATCGAATTCAAGAACAATTATTAGAGAATATTGCGCCCAAGGCAAGATCCAAAGGTGAGCCGTTTTGTTGGACAGACAATTATTTGCGTCGAAAAATAAGCGATCATTTTAATTCTGCCGTCTTGGATATGAGTGGTAATTGGGATGGTTTGAGTGAAGATGCCATCATTCGCGATGGAATAAATTTTGTAATTCACAATGATATAAATACCGTTTTAGGTAGATATTTTCTTTCATATGCGCAAAATGTAAGTGCCTATGTTAGAGAAATCCAAACTTCAAAAATTGAAAGTATGAATATCACTGTGCAAGATTTATTCATTGATCCAGCACATTTACACTATTCTTATAAAAGAGCTGAAATTGCTACTTTGAAGATTGCGAAGATAGAGGTGATTAGGTGGTTGGCAGGACTTATTCAAGATTCAAATACCATAGGAAATAAGGTATTGCTCAATACGCAATTAGAAACTGCTTTGAATTCAAATACTAAATTGTCTTTTGCTGAAAAAACGCAAGCATTTTTTGATAAAATAAAATTATTATCCACTGATTTAAGATTATTTTATAGAAGAAGTAGTCATAATAATGTTTCACAAAATTTCGAGAATGCTTGGTCGCAATTACAATTGATAGCGCATGCAGGCAATCAATATGATTTTAGTGTGGGGCGAGCACTTAAGGTTTGGGGTTTTTCCTTTATGACTGGCTTAAAGCTCATTGCATTCTCACCCTTACGTCTTGCTATGTTTGTACATAAAATGTTTGATACGTGGACAGGCATGCCAATTAATTCAATGTATAGTGCCATGAATGCATACACGTCTGTGTCTATATTAAAACCTGCTGTGGATACCTTCGATTTAACAAGAAGGGCTATTTTGCCTTTTGCTGAAGGGGCTTTACTCATTTTTTTGGTACCCGTGAGTCTTATTCCTTATGTGCTGATGCCCATGGTAGGCGCATGTGCTGCTTCTGTGTGTATGAATGCTTACAGTATTTATACGGGGGTACAATCTATCAGTCGTTATATCGCGGGGGGGCGTTTGGAGCCTGAAACACAAGCCCGAGGTTCTATCGATGTATTACTCACAAATCCAAGTATGACGAGTATAGCGCGTATTATTGCTATGCTAAAGTATCAGCATCCAGAATTGATGGCGATTTTATCCGCGTCAGAGATAGATGCTTTGATTGCACAAGCGCAAGCAGCGCAACACAGTGGCGGGGTAGAACCGCAAGCCGATGACGTAGTTGAGGCTGTATTTCATGCTGGACAGCTTCAAGCTTATCTCATTGAGCAACAACCTATCTATGGACCTGGGCATGCCATTGCCTTGCCTGGCACCATCAATCCAGAAAATGTAGTCGCGTGCTCTGAAGTAAATAGACTTAGATAAGCACCATTTTTCTGGAAAGTTGGTTTTTCAACTTGTAGATTGCCACAGCTAGTTTCGTTAAACTAATCACATCTTTTTTCTGTGGAGATGACAGATTATTACGCAGACCAAACTAGCTGTTTTTGGCGATCCCATTCATCAGAGCCTATCCCCTCGCATTCATATTGAATTTGCGCGACAGTTTGCTTTGGATATTGATTATCAGAAAGTATTAACACCTGCTGGTACATTAGCAGAAGCACTGAGTATTTTTTCAAGTGCAGGCGGTATGGGAGCCAATATTACGGCGCCGTTGAAGCAAGAAGCCTTTGCGCTGATCCCTCAACTTTCTCCATGCGCACGCACAGCGGGCACCTTAAATACACTCAAGTGGGATCCCAGCACTCAGCAGTGGTTTGGTGAAAATACAGATGGCCAAGGTTTTCTACAATATTTGCAGAAATATACGAGCATTGATATTGCACCGGCTCGGGTTTTATTGTTGGGGGCAGGTGGCGCTGCGAGAGCACTCATCGATGTCTTGGAGAAAAATGTATCGCAGCCTCTGACGGTCGTTAATCGCGATTTAGAAAAAGCGCAGGATCTAAAAAAATATCCTCGTTTAGAGTTATTATCTTATGTAGCGTTGAATCAGCAAATCCATCAGACGCGATTTGATATTATCATTAATGCAACCAGCAGTAGTTTACATCAGCAATTACCCCCTTTGGATAATGCGTGGCTAAAAAACAGCATTGTGATTGATTTAGCCTATGCGCATGGTTTATCAACACCTTTCATGGAATGGGCACTGTCTCATCACGCAAAAAGCGTGGATGATGGCTTGGGTATGTTAGTGGAGCAGGCAGCTTTAAGCTTTGCGCTGTGGTTTGATCGCATGCCGGACAGCAAGCCGGTTTATCAGCAATTACGATCGAGAGAGTGAAGATGAAAAAATTATTAACACGCGCAGAAATGGATCATATTAAGCGCACTGATTTTGAAGGCTACAAAAAAGAAATCAGCAAAGACTGGGAAACACAGGCACAAGATATTGCCAAAGTTAAATCAATTATTGCCTCTTTTGATGCGCATGAAGCAGATCAAAACTTCTCTTTGGGAGGGCGAGCGTTTCCCATTTGGGCTGTTGATGCCTATCAGTACTTTGATGCAAAGTACGGCAGTCAGTTTGGTAGTGTCATTTTCGAAAAGGTGCTGTCAAAAATATGGGGAGAGATTCCTCATGAGATATCGACTCTTTAAACATTAGGGAACAATATGAAAGGGAAATCAGTTATTTTTCTAGGAATACAGATCTTATTTATGACGTTGTTGTCATGGTCTGCATGTGCACAGCAAGAGAAACCCATTCGATTTATCAAAGCAACGGAAAAAGTAGTTGCTTTGACTTTTGATGATGGGCCTTCGACACCGTATACCGAGCAGATTTTAGAAATTCTTGATAAACACCAAGTAAAGGCTACATTTTATCTGATGGGTGTTAATGTAAAAACCTATCCTTATATTGTAAAAAATATTATTAAAAAAGGACATGAGCTTGGTAATCATACTATGCATCATGATCATTTGAAAAAAAAATCAGTGAAACAAATTGAAAATGATATCTCCCAAGTGGATCAATTAATTCGCAAACAAGGTTATGAAGGGGAAATTACCTTTCGCTCACCCTATGGACAAGTATCTGATAATATTCAAAAAGCAGTTGGAAATTTGAATAAGAAAAATGTATTGTTCAGCTATTTACCGAGAGATTGGGAAGGACCGCCCGCCAAAGAA is part of the Candidatus Berkiella cookevillensis genome and harbors:
- a CDS encoding DUF494 family protein → MKENVIDVLMFLFDNYFIYEEGMPEDEMTLACELEEAGFDVKEISQAFDWLGELAELQHSQQAVALLHSQAIRVFTAAESRKLEVPCLSYLLQLEEMGLIDVLAREVIIERAMAIQAPQINLPAFKRIVGLVMMNSPQYQDNFAFIEALICDEVEGVIH
- the topA gene encoding type I DNA topoisomerase yields the protein MSHRLVVVESPAKAKTIKKYLGKDYQVVASYGHVRDLVPKEGAVDPDNDFAMKYEIIEKNAHHVKVIAQSLKTHTELLLATDPDREGEAIAFHIVELMKEKKLLDDKKSVRRVVFHEITKQAILGAIDESRELSMDLVNAQQARRALDYLVGFNLSPLLWRKIRPGLSAGRVQSAALRMIVEREQEIEAFIAREYWTIDAHCEKSEQSFKAKLHILAGEKQKQFSITNAEMSAKAIEILKQASQGILIVDKIEKKKRKRNPSPPFTTSTLQQEASRKLGFTANRTMRTAQQLYEGIDLGDGNVGLISYMRTDSVNLATVAVEELREVITEKYGQKALPDSAVVYKTKSKNAQEAHEAIRPTSARIEPESIRAKLSDDQFKLYQLIWKRTVACQMIYATIDTVSCDLKCGENHIFRANGSTITDPGFLQVYEEGKDDSTQEAERTLPIMKEGDKINLQDIKGEQHFTEPPPRFSEATLVKTLEEYGIGRPSTYASIIGTLQHREYVKIENKRFHPTDVGRVVNRFLTTYFSKYVDYGFTASLEDELDAVSRGEQAWKPVLETFWQPFVSLIKEIRDNVKRQDVTQEPLDEQCPKCNAQLSIRLGKRGRFVGCTAYPECDYTRSLENSSEEAPAAQVVEGRSCPECNSALNIKSGKYGKFIGCSSYPDCKFIEPLEKPEDTGVTCPICKKGQILKRKSKRGKIFFSCAKYPDCEYALWYPPVNQACPECSWPITMTKTTKKNGVERVCPQKDCKFSEPLEAPEE
- the hemF gene encoding oxygen-dependent coproporphyrinogen oxidase encodes the protein MNFEAKISEVKAFLLQFQDQLCKGLEHSEASARFISDGWERVEGGGGRTNVLSGAVIEKGGVNFSHVFGDNLPASASKIRPELANASFDAMGVSSVIHPLNPFVPTAHLNIRLFVAYPKAQAPIWWFGGGFDLTPYYAFEEDCVSWHQVAKSVCEPFGETVYPKYKQWADEYFYLPHRNEHRGIGGLFFDDLNESMWGWDFEKCFAFLQNVGHGFIEAYLPIIQKRQDMPYTAHQREFQAFRRGRYVEFNLVYDRGTLFGLQSKGRTESILMSLPPDVKWGYQWQPEAHTPEAKLADYILQARDWV
- the aroE gene encoding shikimate dehydrogenase: MTQTKLAVFGDPIHQSLSPRIHIEFARQFALDIDYQKVLTPAGTLAEALSIFSSAGGMGANITAPLKQEAFALIPQLSPCARTAGTLNTLKWDPSTQQWFGENTDGQGFLQYLQKYTSIDIAPARVLLLGAGGAARALIDVLEKNVSQPLTVVNRDLEKAQDLKKYPRLELLSYVALNQQIHQTRFDIIINATSSSLHQQLPPLDNAWLKNSIVIDLAYAHGLSTPFMEWALSHHAKSVDDGLGMLVEQAALSFALWFDRMPDSKPVYQQLRSRE
- a CDS encoding polysaccharide deacetylase family protein gives rise to the protein MKGKSVIFLGIQILFMTLLSWSACAQQEKPIRFIKATEKVVALTFDDGPSTPYTEQILEILDKHQVKATFYLMGVNVKTYPYIVKNIIKKGHELGNHTMHHDHLKKKSVKQIENDISQVDQLIRKQGYEGEITFRSPYGQVSDNIQKAVGNLNKKNVLFSYLPRDWEGPPAKEIHDRIMKRVRPGFIITLHDGGKHRQTTVEATEMLIESLKAQGYRFVVVQELLKMGPAQSVFH